One window from the genome of Montipora foliosa isolate CH-2021 chromosome 5, ASM3666993v2, whole genome shotgun sequence encodes:
- the LOC138002944 gene encoding uncharacterized protein, whose product MLAFPALILALFQFGLIDGFKVTGSITVTLAVFSGRPDPTWTLDPKDSTYGPIKRSLGELKPKNTHGAKQMPPRLGYKGFLLRSMTDEVLIVGSETKKLQVLLLESIPQGTLLNGTIEDVKEEIESDKATASTTPPVSPAQGPKRVKRFEPRIGMWSPSFRTIKCNNCYNYANTLITDNFAQPGFSIGHVFGQMDGASVQQAAESDGLIPLNPQPGAAAPVPPAPAGFAHLVALVVDPGTALRQGDFHWYRLDQYGVWSHKPGSTFVTALDNAGALITDPRVADMGHYRFVSFMYSDITIVNIAGNLICPY is encoded by the exons ATGCTCGCTTTCCCAGCATTGATTTTGGCCTTGTTTCAATTTGGCCTCATCGACGGATTTAAAG ttaCAGGAAGCATAACTGTTACTTTGGCGGTGTTTTCTGGAAGGCCCGATCCTACGTGGACGTTAGACCCAAAAGACTCCACCTACGGGCCGATAAAGCGGTCGTTAGGCGAGCTGAAACCCAAGAACACGCATGGTGCCAAACAGATGCCTCCGAGACTTGGCTACAAAGGTTTCTTGCTACGAAGCATGACGGATGAAGTCCTAATCGTCGGATCTGAGACGAAAAAGTTACAAGTGCTGTTGCTCGAGAGCATACCCCAAGGCACATTGCTAAATGGTACCATCGAAGATGTGAAGGAAGAGATTGAATCAGATAAAGCCACAGCATCTACTACACCACCTGTTTCACCGGCACAGGGCCCTAAACGCGTTAAACGTTTTGAGCCACGTATTGGAATGTGGTCTCCAAGCTTTCGTACGATCAAGTGCAACAACTGTTACAACTACGCAAACACCCTCATCACAGATAACTTCGCACAGCCCGGATTTAGCATTGGACATGTCTTTGGTCAAATGGATGGTGCAAGCGTGCAGCAGGCCGCAGAAAGTGATGGCCTGATCCCTCTCAACCCCCAGCCTGGTGCAGCTGCTCCCGTCCCGCCAGCGCCCGCCGGGTTTGCCCACCTGGTGGCGCTTGTTGTCGATCCAG gaacagcgCTACGACAGGGGGATTTCCATTGGTATCGTTTGGACCAATATGGTGTTTGGTCTCACAAGCCCGGCTCGACATTTGTCACGGCATTGGACAACGCTGGGGCGCTGATAACCGATCCCCGGGTAGCCGACATGGGCCATTaccgttttgtttcttttatgtaTAGTGATATTACCATTGTTAATATAGCAGGTAATTTAATCTGTCCTTATTAA